A genomic window from Sphingomonas taxi includes:
- a CDS encoding M3 family metallopeptidase, whose protein sequence is MLQYLVAAAFGLPLIGAGTLVATDALAQSPTANPLLAEWTGTYGGVPPWDKVKPELFPAAFEAALAERAADYRRIADDPAAPTFANTFVPMQLAGQRYGRVMTLFGVMTGNMNSPAYQALDREWSPKFAAASDAITFDPKLFARIEAVYKARTKLDAQQQRLVTRTYDSYVRQGAKLNAAQKAQLSAYNQQLASAFSDFSKRLLADEGTAILVTDEAQLAGVPDSVKAVAKAAAAERGQTGWAIVNTRSAVDPVLTFASDRDLREKVWRAFTNRGDNGDANDTNAVIAQIVKLRADRAHLLGFRTHADWRMQDTMAKTPAAAMDLMLRVWPAAKARVGEEVRDMQAIADKSGVKITIEPWDYRFYQEQVRKARYDLDQAQLKPYFELNNIIQGSLYAANRLYGLNFKEITGTVPVFEPNMRVWHVTDRNGKEVGLFYRDDFARTGKRSGAWANTYRGQRNLAPAQNVLSSNNNNFAKGAKGEPILISLDDAQTLFHEFGHAIHAMLQNVTYPGLAGTPRDFVEYPSQVNEHWLLTRDVLDKYARHYQTGAAMPQALLDKIEASKTFNQGFATTEYLSSAIVDMKLHTVADGIVDPDAFERKALAEIGMPREIVMRHRLPQFNHLFSSDSYSAGYYSYLWSETMDADTFAAFEEAGSPWDKATADRFAKILLSTGNETDRAEAYRAFRGRDPDVNALLRKRGFPTGAAK, encoded by the coding sequence TTGCTGCAATATCTCGTCGCCGCCGCATTCGGCCTGCCCCTCATCGGTGCCGGTACGCTGGTCGCCACCGACGCGCTGGCGCAGTCGCCCACGGCCAACCCGCTGCTCGCCGAATGGACCGGCACCTATGGCGGCGTTCCCCCCTGGGACAAGGTGAAGCCGGAGCTGTTCCCCGCCGCGTTCGAGGCAGCCCTCGCCGAGCGCGCCGCCGACTATCGCCGCATCGCCGACGATCCCGCCGCGCCGACCTTCGCCAATACCTTCGTGCCGATGCAGCTCGCCGGCCAGCGCTACGGCCGGGTGATGACGCTGTTCGGCGTGATGACCGGCAATATGAACAGCCCGGCCTATCAAGCGCTCGACCGCGAATGGTCGCCCAAATTCGCCGCGGCGTCGGACGCGATCACCTTCGATCCCAAGCTCTTCGCGCGGATCGAGGCGGTCTACAAGGCGCGCACCAAGCTCGATGCGCAGCAGCAGCGGTTGGTGACGCGCACCTATGACAGCTACGTCCGTCAGGGCGCAAAACTGAATGCGGCGCAGAAGGCGCAGCTTTCGGCCTATAACCAGCAGCTCGCCAGCGCGTTCAGCGACTTTTCCAAGCGCCTGCTGGCCGACGAGGGGACCGCGATCCTCGTCACCGACGAAGCGCAGCTCGCCGGCGTCCCCGACAGCGTCAAGGCAGTCGCCAAGGCCGCCGCCGCCGAACGCGGCCAGACCGGCTGGGCGATCGTCAACACGCGCTCCGCGGTCGATCCCGTGCTCACCTTCGCGAGCGACCGCGACCTGCGCGAGAAGGTGTGGCGCGCCTTCACCAACCGCGGCGACAATGGCGACGCGAACGACACCAATGCGGTGATCGCGCAAATCGTCAAACTGCGTGCCGACCGTGCGCATCTGCTCGGCTTCAGGACGCATGCCGACTGGCGAATGCAGGATACGATGGCGAAGACGCCCGCGGCGGCGATGGACCTGATGCTGCGCGTCTGGCCCGCCGCCAAGGCGCGCGTCGGCGAAGAGGTCCGCGACATGCAGGCGATCGCCGACAAGAGCGGCGTGAAGATCACGATCGAGCCGTGGGACTATCGCTTCTATCAGGAGCAGGTGCGCAAGGCCCGCTACGACCTCGATCAGGCGCAGCTCAAACCCTATTTCGAGCTCAACAACATCATTCAGGGCTCGCTCTACGCCGCCAACCGGCTGTACGGGCTGAATTTCAAGGAGATCACGGGCACCGTGCCCGTGTTCGAGCCAAACATGCGCGTCTGGCACGTCACCGACCGCAACGGCAAGGAAGTCGGCCTGTTCTATCGCGACGATTTCGCGCGGACCGGCAAGCGCTCGGGCGCCTGGGCGAACACCTATCGGGGCCAGCGCAACCTCGCGCCGGCGCAGAATGTGCTGTCGTCGAACAACAACAATTTCGCGAAGGGTGCCAAGGGCGAGCCGATCCTCATCAGCCTCGACGATGCGCAGACGCTGTTCCACGAATTCGGCCACGCGATCCACGCGATGCTGCAGAACGTCACCTATCCCGGCCTCGCCGGCACGCCGCGCGACTTCGTCGAATATCCCAGCCAGGTGAACGAGCATTGGCTGCTAACCCGCGACGTGCTCGACAAATATGCGCGCCATTACCAGACCGGGGCGGCGATGCCGCAGGCGCTGCTCGACAAGATCGAGGCGTCGAAGACCTTCAACCAGGGCTTCGCCACCACCGAATATCTGTCCTCGGCGATCGTCGACATGAAGCTGCACACCGTCGCCGACGGGATCGTCGATCCCGACGCATTCGAGCGCAAGGCGCTCGCCGAGATCGGCATGCCGCGTGAGATCGTGATGCGGCACCGCCTGCCGCAGTTCAATCATCTGTTCTCGTCGGACAGCTATTCGGCGGGCTATTACAGCTATCTGTGGTCGGAGACGATGGACGCCGACACGTTCGCGGCGTTCGAGGAGGCGGGCAGCCCGTGGGACAAGGCGACCGCGGACCGCTTCGCCAAGATCCTGCTGTCGACCGGCAACGAGACCGACCGTGCCGAAGCCTATCGTGCGTTCCGCGGTCGTGACCCCGACGTCAACGCCTTGCTGCGCAAGCGCGGTTTCCCCACCGGAGCCGCGAAATGA
- a CDS encoding Crp/Fnr family transcriptional regulator, which produces MRDDPTDTVNTQDDLGQFPRTGRFLMGRSRMRMTLEERRVLEDAATTVKDYPARHHLVRRGEPVETSMMLIEGYVTRYMDDREGYRQLVSVHIPGDFVDLHGFPTGRLDHDIGTLGPVKMALFDHQTLVGITEQHPALTRFLWFATLIDAAMHREWIFRLGRLGAEGRLAHFFCELYARLEMVGLARDGKFDLPLTQPDLAEACGLTGVHVNRTLRTLRERALLTFKNGRVEILDHRGLCAVAEFASDYLYSDVGVWKAG; this is translated from the coding sequence ATGAGAGACGATCCGACGGACACCGTGAACACCCAGGACGATCTCGGTCAATTTCCGCGAACCGGCCGCTTCCTCATGGGCCGTAGCCGCATGCGGATGACGCTCGAGGAGCGTCGAGTGCTCGAGGATGCGGCGACGACGGTGAAGGATTATCCGGCGCGCCACCACCTCGTCCGGCGCGGCGAGCCGGTCGAGACCAGCATGATGCTGATCGAGGGCTACGTCACCCGCTACATGGACGATCGCGAGGGCTATCGGCAGCTCGTCTCGGTCCATATCCCGGGCGATTTCGTCGATCTCCATGGCTTCCCGACCGGCCGCCTCGATCATGACATCGGCACGCTCGGCCCGGTCAAGATGGCGCTGTTCGATCATCAGACGCTGGTCGGCATCACCGAACAGCATCCCGCTCTGACCCGCTTCCTGTGGTTCGCGACCCTGATCGACGCGGCGATGCATCGCGAATGGATCTTCCGCCTCGGCCGCCTCGGCGCCGAGGGCAGGCTCGCGCACTTCTTCTGCGAGCTTTACGCGCGGCTGGAGATGGTCGGACTGGCGCGGGACGGAAAGTTCGACCTGCCGCTCACCCAGCCCGATCTCGCCGAGGCGTGCGGGCTGACCGGCGTCCACGTCAACCGCACCTTGCGCACGTTGCGTGAGCGGGCGCTGCTCACGTTCAAGAACGGCCGCGTCGAGATCCTCGATCACCGCGGGCTCTGCGCCGTGGCTGAATTCGCCAGCGACTATCTCTATTCGGATGTCGGCGTTTGGAAGGCGGGATGA
- a CDS encoding phospholipase D-like domain-containing protein: MGEPATSSSGVFEPGRNVWRVARAERLSVIVDADRYFGVAREAFAQAKRRIMLVGWDFDARIRLIGSTGTTEGPETVGDFLYWLVERNPELELYLLRWDVGAMKSVFRGKTMFTVLKWARHPRIHVKLDHHHPTASSHHQKLVSIDDCLAFCGGIDMTAERWDTRAHRDDDPGRKLPGGKPYKPWHDATTAITGPAAAALGELCRQRWKLATGVMLPPVESEGSCWPASLEATFEGVDLGIARSQPEMPDEAPVTEIEALFLDQIRSARRHIYCESQYFASRRIAEAIAARLDEADGPEIVIVNPLTAQGWLEPLAMDTARARLVETLRRRDTHGRLRLYHPFTRGGTAIYCHAKITIVDDRQLRVGSANINNRSLRLDTECDVVLDAARHPDDGLEAKIVAVRNDLIAEHLDVPAERVGQLIEQTGSLIETIERLRGPGRSLRPYTVPDLDGVEKWLADNEVLDPEGPGEMFESVTHRGLFRGRLRRVR; the protein is encoded by the coding sequence ATGGGCGAACCAGCCACTTCATCGTCAGGGGTGTTCGAGCCCGGCCGCAACGTATGGCGGGTGGCCCGCGCCGAGCGGCTGTCGGTGATCGTCGATGCCGATCGCTATTTCGGGGTCGCGCGCGAGGCGTTCGCGCAGGCGAAGCGGCGGATCATGCTGGTCGGCTGGGACTTCGACGCGCGCATCCGGCTGATCGGCAGCACCGGCACCACCGAGGGGCCGGAGACGGTCGGCGACTTCCTCTACTGGCTGGTCGAGCGCAATCCCGAGCTGGAGCTGTACCTGCTGCGCTGGGACGTCGGCGCGATGAAGTCGGTGTTCCGCGGCAAGACGATGTTCACCGTGCTGAAATGGGCGCGCCATCCGCGCATCCACGTCAAGCTCGACCACCACCATCCGACCGCCTCGTCGCATCACCAGAAACTGGTCTCGATCGACGATTGCCTCGCCTTCTGCGGCGGCATCGACATGACCGCGGAGCGCTGGGACACGCGCGCGCACCGCGACGACGATCCCGGCCGCAAGCTGCCGGGGGGCAAGCCGTACAAGCCGTGGCACGATGCGACCACCGCGATCACCGGTCCGGCGGCGGCGGCGCTCGGCGAATTGTGCCGGCAGCGCTGGAAACTGGCGACGGGGGTGATGCTGCCGCCGGTCGAGAGCGAGGGCAGCTGCTGGCCGGCGTCGCTCGAAGCGACCTTCGAGGGCGTCGACCTCGGCATCGCGCGCAGCCAGCCGGAGATGCCCGACGAGGCGCCGGTGACCGAGATCGAGGCATTGTTCCTCGACCAGATCCGCAGCGCGCGCCGCCACATCTATTGCGAGAGCCAGTATTTCGCCTCGCGCCGGATCGCCGAGGCGATCGCGGCGCGGCTGGACGAGGCGGACGGGCCGGAGATCGTCATCGTCAACCCGCTGACCGCGCAAGGCTGGCTCGAGCCGCTGGCGATGGACACCGCACGCGCACGGCTGGTCGAGACGCTGCGGCGGCGTGACACGCACGGGCGGCTGCGGCTGTACCATCCGTTCACCCGCGGCGGCACGGCGATCTATTGCCACGCCAAGATCACCATCGTCGACGACCGGCAGCTGCGCGTCGGCTCGGCGAACATCAACAACCGTTCGCTGCGGCTCGACACCGAATGCGACGTGGTGCTCGACGCCGCGCGGCATCCGGACGACGGGCTGGAGGCGAAGATCGTCGCGGTGCGCAACGACCTGATCGCCGAGCATCTCGACGTGCCGGCTGAGCGCGTCGGCCAGTTGATCGAGCAGACGGGGTCGCTGATCGAGACGATCGAGCGGCTGCGCGGGCCGGGCCGCTCGCTCAGGCCCTATACGGTGCCGGATCTGGACGGCGTCGAGAAATGGCTGGCGGACAATGAGGTGCTCGACCCCGAGGGGCCGGGCGAGATGTTCGAGTCGGTGACGCATCGCGGGCTGTTCCGCGGGCGGCTGCGGCGGGTGCGCTAG
- a CDS encoding TonB-dependent receptor — MSLPFIAARHRRGALLLAVSIAALGQASAAAAQKAPDAAAPAAAAQGDDQDGVVVVTAARTTRSAVTIDGAEMQKVLPGVNPVKAIQTLPGVQFETADPWGNNEQNISLIVHGFNQNQLGFTLDGVPLGDQSYGNYNGLSPQRAVISEDVGSVRLTSGAADLATASASNLGGGLETYTSQPTARAGLRFAQTLGSYDAQRTYLRVDSGNAEAFGGTNSGYLSIVRQKARAWEFPARQGGWQANAKFVHKGEHGTLTGYAAFSDKAEPNQDSVAHNAGGLEPYYRSLLYPDWQAALRYVDANGKPPANNPNNYANYYGDAQRTDYLFYVKYDYRFSDAVTFSNQVYGHHDEGQGQIVGPVSAAGLPALFSVYFPGQNLKSVFGNSGYALRTTEYGIDRKGVLSSLAITAGDHEIGLGGWYEHNRNTIFRNWYAVPVDAPPPSPYEWADPALLKLTQYASVTSYDVVQLHLQDRWHVTPTLTIEGGFKSSLQFANGRVLVQPLPNAMPLPGGTSTRYPEGRLNTRKWFLPAIGAVWDVTPDDQLFGHIQQNVRQFQASIAGGLSPYNVGSQDLFDAIRKNTQPESSWTYEAGVRARHHVDAGPLTAIEGQISAYHVDFSNRLLQISSTQVIGSVLGGASILQNVGAVRTNGIDAAATLRFGPSVSLYNALSYNRSRYADDYKSGSSVIATAGKDVPNVARWLNKTVLTLNSGPFETQVIGDYVGPRFATYTNDQSVPGRFLLNLQAAYTLPQDVVAGLHNLRFAVNITNLTARRGIYELAGVGVVKTYNTYAQPPRMAFFTLSGGF; from the coding sequence ATGTCATTGCCGTTCATCGCCGCGCGCCATCGCCGCGGCGCGTTGTTGCTCGCCGTCTCGATCGCCGCGCTCGGCCAGGCCTCCGCCGCCGCGGCGCAGAAGGCGCCGGATGCCGCCGCGCCCGCCGCCGCGGCGCAGGGCGACGATCAGGACGGCGTGGTCGTCGTCACCGCCGCGCGCACCACGCGCTCGGCGGTGACGATCGACGGTGCCGAGATGCAGAAGGTGCTGCCCGGCGTGAACCCGGTCAAGGCGATCCAGACGCTGCCCGGTGTCCAGTTCGAGACCGCCGATCCGTGGGGCAACAACGAACAGAACATCTCGCTGATCGTCCACGGCTTCAACCAGAACCAGCTCGGCTTCACCCTCGACGGCGTGCCGCTCGGCGACCAGTCCTACGGCAATTACAACGGCCTGTCGCCGCAGCGCGCGGTGATTAGCGAGGATGTCGGATCGGTCCGCCTGACCTCGGGCGCCGCCGATCTCGCCACCGCCTCGGCGAGCAACCTCGGCGGCGGGCTCGAGACCTATACCAGCCAGCCGACCGCGCGCGCCGGCCTGCGCTTCGCGCAGACGCTCGGCAGCTATGACGCGCAACGCACCTATCTGCGCGTCGACAGCGGCAATGCCGAGGCGTTCGGCGGCACCAACAGCGGCTATCTCTCGATCGTCCGCCAGAAGGCGCGCGCCTGGGAATTCCCGGCGAGACAGGGCGGCTGGCAGGCCAATGCCAAATTCGTCCACAAGGGCGAACACGGCACGCTGACCGGCTATGCCGCTTTCTCCGACAAGGCCGAGCCCAATCAGGATTCGGTTGCACACAATGCCGGCGGGCTGGAGCCCTATTATCGCTCGTTGCTGTATCCCGATTGGCAGGCGGCGCTGCGCTACGTCGACGCGAACGGCAAGCCGCCGGCGAACAACCCCAACAATTACGCCAATTATTACGGCGACGCGCAGCGCACCGATTACCTGTTCTACGTGAAGTACGACTATCGCTTCAGCGATGCCGTCACCTTCAGCAACCAGGTCTACGGTCATCACGACGAGGGGCAGGGGCAGATCGTCGGACCGGTGTCGGCGGCGGGGCTGCCGGCGCTGTTCTCCGTCTATTTCCCCGGCCAGAACCTCAAATCGGTGTTCGGCAATTCGGGCTATGCGCTGCGCACGACCGAATATGGCATCGATCGCAAGGGCGTGCTCTCGTCGCTGGCGATCACCGCCGGCGATCACGAGATCGGCCTCGGCGGCTGGTACGAGCACAATCGGAATACGATCTTTCGCAATTGGTATGCGGTGCCGGTCGATGCGCCGCCGCCGTCGCCTTATGAATGGGCCGACCCGGCGCTGCTGAAGCTGACGCAATATGCCAGCGTCACGAGCTACGACGTCGTCCAGCTGCATTTGCAGGATCGCTGGCACGTCACGCCGACGCTGACGATCGAAGGCGGCTTCAAGTCGAGCCTGCAATTCGCCAATGGCCGCGTCCTCGTCCAGCCGCTGCCGAACGCCATGCCGCTGCCCGGTGGCACCTCGACGCGCTATCCCGAAGGACGGCTCAACACGCGCAAATGGTTCCTGCCGGCGATCGGCGCCGTCTGGGACGTGACGCCCGACGATCAGCTCTTCGGCCATATCCAGCAGAACGTCCGCCAGTTCCAGGCGTCGATCGCCGGCGGCCTGTCCCCCTATAACGTCGGCAGCCAGGACCTGTTCGACGCGATCAGGAAGAACACCCAGCCGGAGAGTTCGTGGACCTACGAAGCCGGCGTGCGCGCCCGGCATCACGTCGATGCCGGCCCGCTGACCGCGATCGAGGGCCAGATCAGCGCCTATCACGTCGACTTCAGCAACCGGCTGCTGCAGATCAGCTCGACGCAGGTGATCGGCTCGGTGCTGGGCGGCGCGAGCATCCTCCAGAACGTCGGTGCCGTGCGCACCAACGGCATCGACGCGGCGGCGACGTTGCGCTTCGGCCCGTCGGTGTCGCTCTACAATGCGCTGTCGTACAATCGCTCGCGCTACGCCGACGATTACAAGAGCGGCAGCAGCGTCATCGCGACCGCCGGCAAGGACGTGCCCAACGTCGCGCGCTGGCTGAACAAGACCGTGCTGACGCTCAACTCGGGCCCGTTCGAGACGCAGGTGATCGGCGATTACGTCGGCCCGCGCTTCGCGACCTACACCAACGACCAGTCGGTGCCGGGGCGGTTCCTGCTCAACCTGCAAGCCGCCTACACGCTGCCGCAGGACGTCGTCGCGGGGCTCCACAACCTGCGGTTCGCGGTCAATATCACCAACCTGACCGCCCGCCGCGGCATCTACGAGCTCGCCGGCGTCGGCGTCGTCAAGACCTACAACACCTACGCCCAGCCACCGCGGATGGCGTTCTTCACTTTGTCGGGGGGCTTCTGA
- a CDS encoding alkaline phosphatase D family protein, whose translation MILDRRMLMKTAMIGLGATALPGGALALQALGNARGFTHAVASGEPAADSVLLWTRYVPADGGPVELRVEVAETPDFARIVTGGAQITGPWRDHTAKITVDGLQPGRSYHYRFVAPDGSHSPVGRTATLPEDGMKTWRAAIFSCSNIGFGWFNAYAHAVAQGGFDCAIHLGDYLYEYAPAHYPLPADAVPGRTPAPQSEIIHLADYRLRYGSYRADPDLQALHRAMPMIVQWDDHESANDSWEGGAENHTPETEGDWNARRAASIQAYREWMPVSDEPWKAYDIGGLATLFRTETRLLARTRQPDVAPLFRAADPVAALKAFRDGPWQDPAVTMMGSQQEVWLSHAMRASVRSGRPWQIVGFGTIMGATVMPPETQGWLAAMKPEARGYVSAGVAAGALGLPFNYDNWGGYPAARARFLKSVQQIGGNTVLISGDSHNAWAYDLVQDGRPAAVEFAGHSVTSPGFESSVGTDPAQVAAALVRANPELKWCDTSRRGYMAMTVAADRVTNEWIMVDGIKARNARGTVGHRATVLRDRHTMA comes from the coding sequence ATGATTCTCGATCGCCGCATGCTGATGAAGACCGCCATGATCGGGCTGGGCGCCACCGCGCTGCCCGGCGGCGCGCTCGCGCTCCAGGCACTGGGCAACGCCCGCGGCTTCACCCATGCGGTGGCGAGCGGCGAGCCCGCCGCCGATTCGGTGCTGCTGTGGACCCGCTACGTTCCCGCCGACGGCGGCCCCGTCGAACTGCGCGTCGAGGTCGCGGAGACCCCCGACTTCGCCCGCATCGTCACCGGCGGCGCGCAGATCACCGGCCCGTGGCGCGACCATACCGCCAAGATCACCGTCGACGGCCTCCAGCCCGGCCGCAGCTACCATTACCGTTTCGTCGCGCCGGATGGCAGCCACTCGCCGGTCGGCCGCACCGCGACGCTGCCCGAAGACGGCATGAAGACCTGGCGCGCCGCGATCTTCTCCTGCTCGAACATCGGCTTCGGCTGGTTCAACGCATATGCGCACGCGGTCGCGCAGGGCGGCTTCGACTGCGCCATCCATCTCGGCGACTATCTCTACGAATATGCGCCGGCGCATTATCCGCTGCCCGCCGACGCCGTTCCCGGCCGCACCCCGGCGCCGCAGAGCGAGATCATCCACCTCGCCGACTACCGGCTGCGCTACGGCAGCTACCGCGCCGATCCCGATCTGCAGGCGCTGCACCGCGCCATGCCGATGATCGTGCAATGGGACGATCACGAAAGCGCCAACGACAGTTGGGAGGGCGGCGCCGAGAACCATACGCCCGAAACCGAGGGCGACTGGAATGCCCGCCGCGCCGCCTCGATCCAGGCCTATCGCGAATGGATGCCGGTCTCGGACGAGCCGTGGAAGGCCTATGACATCGGCGGACTCGCGACGCTGTTCCGCACCGAGACGCGGCTGCTCGCGCGCACCCGCCAGCCCGACGTGGCGCCGCTGTTCCGCGCCGCCGACCCCGTCGCCGCGCTCAAGGCGTTCCGCGACGGTCCGTGGCAGGACCCGGCGGTGACGATGATGGGCAGCCAGCAGGAGGTGTGGCTGAGCCACGCGATGCGCGCCTCGGTGCGCAGCGGCCGGCCGTGGCAGATCGTCGGCTTCGGCACGATCATGGGTGCCACGGTGATGCCACCCGAGACGCAGGGCTGGCTCGCCGCGATGAAGCCGGAGGCGCGCGGCTACGTCAGCGCCGGCGTCGCCGCCGGGGCGCTGGGCCTGCCGTTCAATTACGACAATTGGGGCGGCTATCCCGCCGCCCGCGCGCGCTTCCTCAAGTCGGTGCAGCAGATCGGCGGCAACACCGTGCTGATCTCGGGCGACAGCCACAACGCCTGGGCCTACGACCTCGTCCAGGACGGCCGTCCCGCCGCGGTCGAGTTCGCCGGCCACAGCGTCACCTCGCCCGGATTCGAGAGCAGCGTCGGCACCGATCCCGCGCAGGTCGCCGCCGCGCTCGTCCGCGCCAATCCCGAGCTGAAATGGTGCGACACGTCGCGCCGCGGCTATATGGCGATGACCGTCGCCGCCGATCGCGTCACCAACGAATGGATCATGGTCGACGGCATCAAGGCGCGGAACGCCCGCGGCACGGTCGGTCATCGCGCGACCGTGTTGCGCGATCGCCACACGATGGCATGA
- a CDS encoding MarR family winged helix-turn-helix transcriptional regulator, with protein sequence MTRPTPAQMRAFSAHLVPLGRRYRRALDDGLAGLSLSHTPALAVMLIGRAAEGLRQGALADQLGVEAPSVVPLIDQLERSGLVERRVDTTDKRARLLHLTAAGTTLAAQVEARTAEIRQTLLACIEAEELVIATRVLDRLHATMTRLDEQG encoded by the coding sequence GTGACCCGTCCTACCCCTGCCCAGATGCGCGCCTTTTCGGCGCACCTCGTGCCGCTCGGCCGTCGCTATCGGCGCGCGCTCGACGACGGCCTCGCCGGCCTGTCGCTGTCGCATACGCCGGCGCTGGCGGTGATGCTGATCGGCCGTGCCGCCGAAGGGCTGCGCCAGGGGGCGCTCGCCGACCAGCTCGGCGTCGAGGCGCCCTCGGTGGTGCCGCTGATCGACCAGCTCGAACGCAGCGGCCTCGTCGAGCGGCGCGTCGACACCACCGACAAGCGCGCGCGCCTGCTCCACCTCACCGCCGCGGGCACGACGCTCGCCGCGCAGGTCGAGGCGCGTACCGCGGAGATCCGCCAGACGCTGCTCGCCTGTATCGAGGCGGAGGAGCTGGTGATCGCGACGCGGGTGCTCGACCGGCTCCATGCGACGATGACGCGCCTCGACGAACAGGGCTGA
- a CDS encoding FUSC family protein, whose protein sequence is MRIGLRETVFSVNCFAAAMLALFVSFSLGLERPFWAMATVYITSQPLSGAVRSKAVFRLAGTAVGGIVTVLLVPALVNAPVLLSLALASWVALCQFVSLLDRTPRSYLFMLAGYTAALIGFPSVTHPEAIFDTAVLRVQEIGIGVLCAAFIHAVIWPRSVSQVFGGRVAGVLAEAEAWIADVLAAAPVASTRRERRKLAGDITDLHVTATHIPFDTARIRPTRALLTGMQDRLVLLIPLVSAVEDRWRSLIAAGPLPAPLADAVATVRDWVTTPALPAAPVIATLRIARDAVAADGWRDLLALNLLARLEELVLALAETRTLVAAVADPAGRPPPAVGAVAARPLHRDYGLALLSATATLLTVLGCCLFWIVTGWPEGAVAAMIAAVVCCFFATLDDPVPAQRGFLLWTIASLPLAALYLFAILPAIDGFAMLTLAMAPPLLAMGAVMANPSWYGRMVPMMLGFAGGLALTNSFTVDAASFFNANVAQIIGIAAAMVMTRLIRSIGAGTAIRRLRRAGWRDLATLAERPADPAVAQIAAWRSRMLDRVGLLASRIGEVEDEERDAAAATLRELRMGLSIAQIAPVADHAALRAALARHFRALASGDDVAPPAELLDRIDGAIAAGRTIADPEEQRGQLINLVGLRRNVFPAAPDWHDAKAAA, encoded by the coding sequence ATGCGGATCGGGCTGCGCGAGACGGTATTCTCGGTCAATTGCTTCGCGGCGGCGATGCTGGCGCTGTTCGTGTCCTTCTCGCTCGGGCTGGAGCGGCCGTTCTGGGCGATGGCGACGGTCTATATCACCAGCCAGCCGCTGAGCGGCGCGGTGCGGTCGAAGGCGGTGTTCCGGCTCGCCGGCACGGCGGTCGGCGGGATCGTCACCGTGCTGCTGGTGCCGGCGCTGGTCAACGCGCCGGTGCTGCTGTCGCTGGCGCTCGCTTCGTGGGTGGCGCTGTGCCAGTTCGTCTCGCTGCTCGACCGGACGCCGCGATCCTATCTGTTCATGCTGGCGGGCTATACCGCGGCGCTGATCGGCTTTCCGTCGGTGACGCATCCCGAGGCGATCTTCGACACCGCGGTGCTACGCGTGCAGGAGATCGGCATCGGCGTGCTCTGCGCCGCGTTCATCCATGCGGTGATATGGCCGCGCAGCGTCAGCCAGGTGTTCGGCGGCCGCGTCGCCGGGGTGCTGGCGGAGGCGGAGGCGTGGATCGCCGATGTGCTCGCCGCCGCGCCGGTGGCGAGCACCAGACGCGAGCGGCGCAAGCTCGCCGGCGACATCACCGACCTGCACGTTACCGCGACGCATATTCCGTTCGACACCGCGCGCATCCGCCCGACGCGCGCGCTGCTGACCGGGATGCAGGACCGGCTGGTGCTGCTGATCCCGCTGGTCTCCGCGGTCGAGGACCGCTGGCGCAGCCTGATCGCCGCCGGGCCGCTGCCCGCGCCTTTGGCCGATGCGGTGGCGACGGTGCGCGACTGGGTGACCACCCCCGCCCTGCCCGCCGCGCCGGTGATCGCCACGCTCCGGATTGCGCGCGACGCGGTGGCGGCGGACGGCTGGCGCGACCTGCTTGCGCTCAACCTGCTCGCCCGGCTGGAGGAGCTGGTGCTCGCTCTGGCCGAGACGCGGACGCTGGTGGCGGCGGTCGCCGATCCCGCCGGCCGTCCGCCGCCCGCGGTCGGCGCCGTTGCCGCACGGCCGCTGCATCGCGACTACGGGCTGGCACTGCTGTCCGCGACCGCGACGCTGCTGACCGTGCTCGGCTGCTGCCTGTTCTGGATCGTCACCGGCTGGCCGGAGGGGGCGGTCGCGGCGATGATCGCGGCGGTGGTCTGCTGCTTCTTCGCGACGCTGGACGATCCGGTGCCGGCGCAGCGCGGCTTCCTGCTGTGGACGATCGCGTCGCTGCCGCTCGCCGCGCTCTATCTGTTCGCGATCCTGCCGGCGATCGACGGCTTCGCGATGCTGACGCTGGCAATGGCGCCCCCGCTGCTCGCGATGGGCGCGGTGATGGCGAACCCGAGCTGGTACGGGCGAATGGTGCCGATGATGCTCGGCTTCGCGGGCGGGCTGGCGCTGACCAACAGCTTCACCGTCGACGCGGCGAGCTTCTTCAACGCCAATGTCGCGCAGATCATCGGCATCGCCGCGGCGATGGTGATGACGCGGCTGATCCGCAGCATCGGTGCCGGCACCGCGATCCGCCGGCTGCGCCGCGCCGGCTGGCGCGACCTCGCCACGCTCGCCGAACGCCCGGCGGACCCGGCGGTGGCGCAGATCGCGGCGTGGCGCAGCCGCATGCTCGACCGCGTCGGCCTGCTCGCCAGCCGCATCGGCGAGGTGGAGGACGAGGAGCGCGACGCCGCCGCCGCGACGCTGCGCGAATTGCGCATGGGGCTGAGCATCGCGCAGATTGCGCCCGTTGCCGACCATGCCGCGCTGCGCGCCGCGCTGGCCCGCCACTTCCGCGCGCTCGCCAGCGGGGACGATGTCGCGCCCCCGGCCGAGCTGCTCGACCGGATCGACGGTGCGATCGCCGCCGGCCGCACGATCGCCGATCCCGAGGAACAGCGCGGGCAATTGATCAATCTCGTCGGATTGCGGCGCAACGTCTTCCCCGCCGCGCCCGACTGGCACGATGCGAAGGCGGCGGCATGA